From Ndongobacter massiliensis:
GTCAGTGGTATCTTGGTCGATCGCAACGGAAAACGTGTGGTGAACGAACGAGCGGCCGGCATCGAAATTGTCAAGGAAATGGCAAAGCAGGAAGATGGTCGTCTGTTCCTCTTCATGGATCAAAAAACCTTTGATGCTTTTCGGGATAATGTCGCCGGCTATGGAATTTCTCAGGAAATGTTAGACGGATGGTTGGAAAATAACGGAAAAGATATGCCGTATTTTGCCCATGCAGATAGCATTGAGGATGTGGCGAAAATTGTATCCGTTGATGGGGAAGCTCTGAAGCAAACCGTAGAGACCTATAATAGTTATGTGGAAAATGGCGTTGATGAGGAATTCGGTCGTGCACCGCAGTATATGAAAGAAAAAATAGGTGACGGTCCTTACTATTTGGTGGAACAAAAACCGCGCTATGCCACTACATTGGGCGGATTGAAAATCAACTCGGATTTGCAGGTCATGAATACCGATGGAGCGGTCATTGAAGGCCTATATGCTTGCGGCGATGTAGCCGGTGGCGCTCGTGGTGATGACTCGATTCCCGGCTCCGATGTGGGTTGGGCGCTTGCCTCCGGATATGCCGTCGGTACGGTATTGATGGAGAAACTGCAGAAATAGAACCGATGGGATTCATTCCGGTTGCACTTTTGTAAATTTTGCACGAAAAAGAGAATCAATGTATACGAACCTGCGGATGATGGAACAGAGAATCATCCGCAGGTTCCTTTTTCGATGGGGTCTATTACTGAATGCGATACTCCTTTTTGTCATTTTATTGTTGGATTGGTATCGGAAAAGGTCCATTCAAAAAAAGGGACGATTAAGTGTCGGCGGTGGATCAAAGAGAAACCCGCACAATTGATTGGCCGAATGAAACTTAGATATTGTCGGTAAAAAACTGTTTTGCTTCCGCCAGCAGATATTCATCGGGATTTAAGCAGGGAATGGATGTCCGTTTTTGATAGGTGTCGAGAAAATAGGGGAAGTGCGTGCAGCCGAAAACAATGGCTTCGACGCGTCTTCTTTCAAAAAAGGCGATACTTTCCAACAAGCCTTCCTCTTCCACGAGACGTTCGGGATCTTTTTTTGCTTCAATGGCCAGCGGCCAAGCCAGACAGCCGATGGAATCTACGCGCAGCGCTTCATTTGTCTGGCACAGGACGCGCTCGATGCCGGCGCAGCCCTGCGCATTGGCGGCAATGACCCCTAAGCTGTGATAAGACGCCGCATAGGT
This genomic window contains:
- a CDS encoding aspartate/glutamate racemase family protein; the protein is MQKRMAVMAGTPVDTAFGEKLFHPLDQNLIAVPISKNPSQQNFFQTLPPEKKKQRLQKELQALVEQGVGLLVVYCNSLSSAVDFDALSKEFPLHILTPLHAYKTYAASYHSLGVIAANAQGCAGIERVLCQTNEALRVDSIGCLAWPLAIEAKKDPERLVEEEGLLESIAFFERRRVEAIVFGCTHFPYFLDTYQKRTSIPCLNPDEYLLAEAKQFFTDNI